In a single window of the bacterium genome:
- a CDS encoding Fis family transcriptional regulator, which translates to MNVLVVDDEPAVRFSLVELLEAAGHTVRAVEHGPAALEALAEEPADLVLSDLRMPALDGLALMAEVRARHPATVFVLMTAYGDERTAVAALKEGAYDYLPKPFDNEEVRSLVRRVHEMLALRAENERLRAELADRRGPLIGGSPAMRAIYEIIDRAGPTDAVVLITGESGTGKELVARAIHEASRRRDGRFVALNCGALPPELVESELFGHARGAFTGADRDREGLFEAASGGTLFLDEIGDLALPAQAKLLRALEDRAVRRLGENRTRPVDVRLIAATNRPLERMVQDGTFREDLLYRLRVIQIDIPPLRERREDIVPIAIHFIHELAARHGRRVEDLAPDARRALLAYDWPGNVRELRNAIERAVVLANGPALTAADLPASVTGSAAPLRPAEAALAGLSYRDALARARRDFDRAFLSAALERHGGNITRAAEELGLHRQSLQKLLKKAGL; encoded by the coding sequence ATGAACGTCCTCGTCGTCGACGACGAACCCGCAGTCCGCTTCTCGCTCGTCGAGCTGCTCGAGGCGGCCGGACACACCGTGCGCGCCGTGGAGCACGGGCCCGCCGCCCTCGAGGCGCTCGCCGAGGAGCCTGCGGACCTCGTGCTCTCCGACCTGCGCATGCCCGCCCTCGACGGCCTGGCGCTCATGGCCGAGGTGCGCGCGCGCCACCCCGCCACCGTCTTCGTGCTGATGACGGCGTACGGCGACGAACGCACCGCCGTCGCCGCCCTCAAGGAGGGCGCGTACGATTACCTGCCCAAGCCGTTCGACAACGAGGAGGTCCGCTCCCTCGTCCGGCGCGTGCACGAGATGCTCGCGCTGCGGGCGGAGAACGAGCGTCTGCGCGCGGAGCTGGCGGACCGGCGCGGCCCGCTCATCGGCGGGTCGCCGGCGATGCGCGCGATCTACGAGATCATCGACCGCGCCGGCCCCACCGACGCGGTGGTCCTGATCACCGGCGAGAGCGGCACCGGCAAGGAGCTGGTGGCGCGCGCGATCCACGAGGCGAGCCGCCGCCGGGACGGCCGCTTCGTCGCCCTCAACTGCGGCGCGCTCCCGCCGGAGCTGGTGGAGAGCGAGCTGTTCGGCCACGCCAGGGGCGCGTTCACCGGCGCCGACCGCGACCGCGAGGGCCTCTTCGAGGCGGCCAGCGGCGGCACCCTCTTCCTCGACGAGATCGGCGATCTCGCCCTGCCGGCGCAGGCGAAACTCCTGCGGGCCCTCGAGGACCGCGCCGTCCGCCGCCTTGGCGAGAACCGGACCCGCCCGGTGGACGTGCGCCTCATCGCCGCGACGAACCGGCCGCTCGAGCGCATGGTCCAGGACGGCACGTTCCGCGAGGACCTGCTCTACCGACTCCGCGTCATCCAGATCGACATCCCGCCGCTGCGCGAACGTCGCGAAGACATCGTGCCGATCGCCATCCACTTCATCCACGAGCTCGCCGCGCGACACGGCCGCAGGGTCGAAGACCTCGCGCCTGATGCGCGCCGCGCGCTGCTCGCCTACGACTGGCCCGGCAACGTCCGCGAGCTGCGGAACGCCATCGAGCGCGCCGTCGTGCTGGCGAACGGGCCTGCGCTCACTGCCGCGGACCTGCCCGCCAGCGTGACCGGCTCCGCCGCGCCGCTCCGCCCTGCCGAGGCGGCGCTCGCTGGCCTCTCCTACCGCGATGCGCTCGCCCGCGCCCGCCGCGACTTCGACCGCGCGTTCCTCTCCGCGGCCCTCGAGCGCCACGGCGGCAACATCACCCGCGCCGCCGAGGAGCTGGGGCTACACCGGCAGAGCCTTCAGAAGCTGTTGAAGAAGGCGGGGTTGTAA